A part of Sulfurimonas sp. HSL-1716 genomic DNA contains:
- a CDS encoding bifunctional proline dehydrogenase/L-glutamate gamma-semialdehyde dehydrogenase, with product MQIDKNTFQRAKDVARIWQNDIDKSRESSEQRFHEVMKKMLQDPVNKVFLIELLDQSFRSQDPKRIADQLEYIFAKYKNTNIFTEFEQLLVWSFRHIGIYMPDISVDLFIRYLRNDVAKIVIKGEDSSLNRHLKKRKEEHTRVNINIIGETVLGEKEAQERIQKYISALQNPHIDYISIKISTIFSQISPAAHQWSVDEISKRLQNIYQAAMENSFTNSKGRRENKFVNLDMEEYRDVDITIDAFMQTLSQEKFYGLKAGIVLQAYLPDTFKNLQKLVKWAKTRMNKGGVPIKIRLVKGANQEMELTEAALRGWPCVTYQNKAQTDANYKLLMDYLIDKDVTPYVNVGIASHNLFDQALGMLLARERGVEEFYTAEMLEGMSETAYRVLKKEGLNVILYAPIATAKTFTNAIAYLVRRFDENTAEQNFLRHSFGLKADSPEWETLVQSYDDALAVLPKIPLEAFRTQDRNNELVEPLEDIDGYEFKNESDTDFSLPPNRRWSEEIRDKWQNISDTGGFHAAAVVAGEEISTSKNIDVIDKSQYHQNVVVGTYKSASKEDLNKAVATAKKDPDGWRKLSVKERQKILMRAADEFKKSRADLIGVAAAEVGKVFAETDVEISEAIDFLNFYPYSVKKFTSLRGIKVQGKGVGLVVSPWNFPIAIPTGGVAASLAAGNTVLLKPSSNAVLCAYRLCQCFWEAGVSKNTLQFVPCSAKLAGEELIADKDIDFVILTGGESTAKQMIKSRPDISLSAETGGKDATIVTALSDRDQAVKNVVASAFNNSGQKCSATSLLVLEREVYEDEKFKTMLVDAASSLNTGSVWDLQNRIGTLVDRPTGKLDKALGYLDKDEEWALKPSYAKDNPYILRPSIRYGTKKGDFCHLTELFGPVLSVMCAENLEDAIDIVNSTGYGLTSGLESLDEREQEIFKKRLHAGNLYINRMTTGAIVLRQPFGGMRKSAIGSGKKAGGINYVSQFMRIEFDESESENSYMQRLKPLFEEEDRIAYSLEKMLKTTTDFSYWFNAHFSKENDHFNIRGESNVFGYIPVKDILFRFEEGDSLYEMLASISAAKIVGAKVHVSIPKDPKDGDLIYLSGKKSVLLDEEDIFVSEDEKEFVKRMKEVQRVRFLKPQNVSSFVYEAAAEDALYIAKDPFVAHGRIELMHYFVEQSISNSYHRYGNLGYRGLKQ from the coding sequence ATGCAGATCGATAAAAATACGTTTCAAAGAGCAAAAGATGTGGCGCGTATCTGGCAGAACGACATCGATAAAAGCAGAGAGAGCAGCGAGCAGAGATTTCATGAAGTGATGAAAAAAATGCTCCAAGATCCCGTGAACAAGGTTTTTCTCATCGAGCTTTTGGATCAGAGTTTTCGTTCTCAAGATCCCAAGCGTATCGCCGATCAACTGGAATATATATTTGCAAAATATAAAAACACGAATATCTTTACGGAGTTCGAACAGCTTCTTGTATGGTCGTTTCGGCATATCGGCATATATATGCCCGATATCTCAGTCGACCTCTTTATAAGATATCTCCGCAACGATGTTGCCAAGATAGTCATAAAGGGTGAAGACAGCTCTTTAAACAGACATCTGAAAAAACGTAAAGAGGAACACACAAGGGTCAATATAAACATCATCGGTGAGACCGTATTGGGTGAAAAGGAGGCGCAGGAGCGGATCCAAAAGTATATAAGCGCTTTACAAAATCCTCATATCGACTATATCTCCATCAAGATCTCCACCATATTTTCACAGATATCTCCCGCGGCCCATCAATGGAGTGTCGATGAGATATCAAAGAGACTGCAAAACATTTATCAAGCGGCGATGGAGAATAGCTTTACAAACTCCAAAGGCAGACGCGAAAACAAGTTCGTAAATCTGGACATGGAAGAGTACAGGGACGTCGATATAACCATAGACGCATTTATGCAGACGCTCTCACAGGAAAAGTTCTACGGGCTCAAAGCGGGCATCGTTTTGCAGGCTTATCTTCCCGATACTTTTAAAAATCTTCAAAAACTCGTAAAATGGGCAAAAACGAGGATGAACAAGGGCGGAGTGCCCATAAAGATCCGTCTGGTAAAGGGTGCCAATCAGGAGATGGAACTCACCGAAGCCGCTCTGCGCGGATGGCCTTGCGTGACATATCAGAACAAAGCGCAGACCGATGCGAACTACAAGCTTTTAATGGATTATCTCATAGATAAGGATGTGACTCCCTACGTGAACGTCGGGATCGCTTCGCACAATCTTTTCGATCAGGCTTTGGGGATGCTGCTCGCACGCGAACGCGGTGTAGAGGAGTTTTATACCGCAGAGATGCTGGAGGGGATGAGCGAGACCGCTTACAGGGTGTTAAAAAAAGAGGGGTTAAACGTCATCTTGTACGCACCTATAGCGACGGCAAAAACATTTACAAATGCGATCGCCTATCTTGTGCGACGTTTTGACGAGAATACTGCGGAGCAAAACTTCCTGCGCCACAGTTTCGGATTGAAAGCCGATTCTCCTGAATGGGAAACACTTGTTCAAAGCTATGACGATGCACTTGCGGTTCTGCCGAAGATACCTTTGGAAGCTTTTCGCACACAGGACAGAAACAATGAGCTTGTAGAACCTCTTGAAGATATAGACGGGTATGAGTTTAAAAACGAAAGCGATACCGATTTTTCCCTGCCGCCAAACAGAAGATGGTCAGAAGAGATACGAGACAAGTGGCAAAACATCTCGGATACGGGAGGTTTTCATGCCGCTGCCGTCGTTGCGGGAGAAGAGATTTCTACAAGCAAGAACATCGATGTCATAGACAAATCGCAATACCATCAAAACGTTGTGGTCGGAACCTATAAAAGCGCTTCAAAAGAGGATTTGAATAAAGCGGTCGCAACAGCGAAGAAAGACCCGGACGGCTGGCGGAAGCTAAGCGTAAAAGAGCGTCAAAAAATACTTATGAGAGCGGCGGACGAGTTCAAAAAAAGCAGAGCCGACCTTATAGGCGTCGCAGCCGCAGAGGTAGGAAAAGTCTTTGCCGAAACGGATGTGGAGATTTCAGAAGCGATAGACTTTTTAAACTTTTATCCCTACAGCGTTAAAAAGTTCACGTCGCTTCGGGGCATCAAAGTGCAGGGCAAAGGAGTCGGCCTTGTAGTGAGTCCTTGGAATTTTCCCATCGCCATTCCCACAGGAGGAGTCGCAGCATCGCTGGCTGCAGGAAATACCGTTTTATTAAAACCTTCTTCAAATGCGGTGCTTTGCGCATACAGGCTGTGTCAATGTTTCTGGGAAGCGGGAGTAAGTAAAAATACCCTGCAGTTCGTTCCATGCAGTGCGAAGCTCGCGGGAGAGGAACTGATAGCGGATAAAGATATAGACTTCGTGATACTCACGGGCGGCGAATCGACGGCAAAACAGATGATAAAAAGCCGTCCGGACATCTCTTTGAGTGCTGAGACGGGAGGCAAGGACGCAACGATCGTAACGGCTCTCAGCGACAGAGATCAGGCCGTTAAAAATGTCGTGGCCTCGGCGTTTAACAACTCGGGGCAAAAATGTTCGGCGACCTCGCTTTTGGTCTTGGAACGCGAGGTATATGAGGATGAAAAGTTCAAGACAATGCTCGTAGACGCGGCATCTTCGCTGAATACGGGTTCCGTATGGGACCTTCAAAACAGGATAGGCACGCTTGTGGACAGACCGACGGGAAAACTGGATAAAGCGCTTGGATATCTGGATAAAGACGAAGAATGGGCGCTCAAACCCTCGTATGCAAAGGACAATCCCTATATTCTTCGACCCTCTATCAGATACGGAACGAAAAAAGGAGATTTCTGCCACCTTACCGAGCTTTTCGGTCCTGTGCTCAGCGTGATGTGCGCCGAAAACCTCGAAGACGCCATAGATATAGTGAACTCTACGGGATACGGTCTGACTTCGGGATTAGAGAGTCTCGATGAGCGTGAGCAGGAAATATTTAAAAAGAGGCTTCATGCAGGCAATCTCTATATAAACCGTATGACGACGGGAGCTATCGTTCTCAGACAGCCTTTTGGCGGTATGAGAAAATCTGCCATAGGCAGCGGAAAAAAAGCCGGAGGTATCAATTACGTATCGCAGTTCATGAGGATCGAATTTGACGAAAGTGAATCAGAGAACTCCTATATGCAGAGATTGAAACCTCTTTTTGAAGAGGAGGACAGAATCGCCTACAGTCTTGAGAAAATGCTCAAGACCACGACGGATTTCAGTTATTGGTTCAATGCTCATTTCAGCAAAGAGAACGATCATTTCAACATAAGAGGCGAAAGCAACGTCTTTGGCTATATTCCGGTAAAAGATATCCTTTTCCGTTTTGAAGAGGGGGATTCTTTATATGAGATGCTGGCTTCCATATCCGCTGCGAAGATTGTCGGGGCAAAAGTCCATGTATCCATACCAAAAGATCCAAAAGACGGGGATCTGATCTATTTGAGCGGAAAAAAAAGCGTGCTGCTGGATGAAGAGGATATCTTCGTGTCCGAAGATGAAAAAGAGTTTGTCAAAAGAATGAAAGAGGTACAAAGAGTTCGTTTTTTAAAACCTCAAAACGTCTCTTCGTTCGTTTATGAAGCAGCGGCAGAGGATGCTCTATATATAGCAAAAGACCCTTTCGTGGCGCATGGACGTATAGAGCTTATGCACTACTTCGTAGAGCAGAGTATCTCGAACAGTTATCATAGGTACGGCAATCTGGGGTACAGAGGCCTAAAACAATAA
- a CDS encoding thioredoxin domain-containing protein has product MANRLQFEDSPYLQQHKDNPIDWYPWCEEAFKKADDEQKPIFISIGYSSCHWCHVMEKEVFEDEETAKFVNKHFICIKVDREERPDIDKHYQEVYQLLNRRAGGWPTSIFATPQNKPFYAGTYIPLHNKAEYVNMMGFTEITKIIAEKIAQKDEQIFKNAEEIVSFLKPAEHPKEATKLTEDFYKNFILQAQRNFDKNFGGFSVSPKFPHASTLNTLLNISSLYNSKEARDMVTFTLDNMIQGGMYDLVDGGFCRYSTDERWLVPHFEKMTYDNALLCGLYAKACLAYENEDYLHIAKQSADFMMRFMQEDDLFYSASDADSDEGEGAYFTYLKEEIETALAAEGYENGEITAILKFLHVSKRGNFEGRNIIRYEESVKPDWYDNVIRILGSLREKREYPFIDKKVQTSWNAMMTKALFMLGQIENSYTDAAKRSLDALLNTMYKEGELYHSALIHKEPKVKAFLEDYAFMGTALIAAYEQTGDESYLITAQRFANRALEEFYDNGRWFFSKGEFTTQAETTDNTYPSAISVMVDLLLSLGTLIEEKYTRFAFKTLEYNSYDLGRKPIYSPYMLDQTLRYLKGDRIIKSKMNNLHSNSKIIAQIRYPYILKQPSSNDDFLVCGTSSCFANTDKTDKINEIVDDSVKEG; this is encoded by the coding sequence ATGGCCAACAGATTACAATTCGAAGACTCTCCCTACCTTCAACAGCATAAAGACAACCCCATAGACTGGTACCCTTGGTGTGAAGAAGCTTTTAAAAAAGCAGACGATGAGCAAAAACCCATCTTCATCTCGATCGGCTACAGCAGCTGTCACTGGTGTCATGTCATGGAAAAAGAGGTCTTTGAAGACGAAGAGACTGCGAAATTTGTAAACAAACACTTCATATGCATAAAGGTAGACCGTGAAGAAAGACCCGATATCGACAAACACTATCAAGAGGTCTATCAGCTTCTAAACCGCCGCGCAGGCGGCTGGCCGACATCCATCTTTGCAACGCCGCAGAACAAGCCTTTTTACGCGGGGACATATATACCGCTTCATAACAAAGCCGAGTATGTCAATATGATGGGTTTTACCGAAATAACCAAGATCATTGCCGAAAAGATCGCTCAAAAGGACGAGCAGATATTTAAAAATGCCGAGGAGATAGTAAGTTTTTTAAAACCTGCCGAACATCCAAAAGAAGCGACAAAGCTTACAGAGGATTTTTACAAAAATTTCATACTGCAGGCACAGAGAAACTTTGACAAAAACTTCGGCGGTTTTTCCGTCTCTCCAAAATTTCCGCACGCTTCGACGCTCAATACACTGTTAAACATCTCCTCCCTTTACAACAGCAAAGAAGCGCGCGATATGGTCACATTCACGCTTGACAATATGATTCAAGGAGGGATGTACGATCTCGTCGACGGCGGTTTTTGCAGGTACTCTACCGATGAGAGATGGCTTGTGCCCCATTTTGAGAAAATGACCTATGACAACGCCCTGCTCTGCGGACTCTATGCAAAAGCCTGCCTTGCATATGAAAACGAAGACTACCTGCATATAGCCAAACAGTCTGCCGATTTCATGATGCGTTTTATGCAAGAGGACGATCTGTTTTACTCTGCAAGCGACGCCGACAGCGACGAAGGAGAAGGCGCCTACTTCACCTATTTAAAAGAGGAGATCGAAACGGCGCTCGCCGCCGAGGGATATGAGAACGGCGAGATAACGGCAATATTGAAGTTCCTCCATGTAAGCAAAAGAGGAAATTTCGAAGGACGAAATATCATAAGGTATGAAGAAAGCGTCAAACCCGACTGGTACGACAACGTCATCCGTATCCTCGGTTCGTTGAGAGAAAAAAGAGAGTATCCCTTCATCGACAAAAAGGTGCAGACATCCTGGAACGCCATGATGACAAAAGCGCTTTTCATGCTCGGGCAGATAGAAAACTCGTACACCGATGCCGCAAAAAGATCGCTTGACGCTCTTTTAAATACGATGTACAAAGAGGGCGAACTCTATCACTCCGCTCTCATCCACAAAGAACCCAAAGTCAAAGCTTTCTTAGAGGATTATGCATTTATGGGCACCGCTTTGATCGCGGCATACGAGCAAACAGGTGATGAATCCTACCTCATCACCGCACAAAGATTTGCAAATAGAGCACTTGAAGAGTTTTACGACAACGGAAGATGGTTTTTCAGCAAAGGAGAGTTCACCACTCAGGCAGAAACTACCGATAACACCTATCCATCGGCCATAAGCGTTATGGTAGACCTCCTTTTGTCCTTAGGAACTTTGATCGAAGAGAAATATACCCGTTTTGCATTTAAAACGCTCGAATATAACTCCTACGACCTGGGAAGAAAACCTATCTACTCTCCCTATATGCTCGACCAGACTCTGCGGTATCTCAAAGGTGACAGGATTATAAAATCCAAAATGAACAACCTGCACTCAAATTCCAAGATCATCGCGCAGATACGATATCCTTATATATTAAAACAGCCGAGCAGCAACGACGATTTTTTAGTGTGCGGCACAAGCAGCTGTTTTGCAAATACGGATAAAACCGATAAAATAAACGAAATAGTAGACGATTCGGTCAAAGAGGGATAG
- a CDS encoding diguanylate cyclase, with protein sequence MNAIYLIGEWLKERADEVVDTWLDNTVIKEIFLNYHIDIKKFSAKFSHAILTHNIEVLQDKKKMDDCPIMNKFVDLMIEKNIRSEDIFTICSGLRTTIFNKLWKEYPEFSKDISSIQKIFFVFDRNLSGVLANFDQKNIAKHSQKNLKHYLERLQTVFDVQDNIVFKIHDGELHLANKAFFLTLGIKSLKAFKEKYPYPLAFIKHVNTFESLFKTQDYIKWIKKLIKENNGECKVEIFDHITNKKSIMHMKIADVGENVNDFIFTFTNITEQQREIKKLKDLVYKDSSTELANFKRFEEMIEEKLKKLPENGFKILMMHLRGFKITNEMYGKEKGEHILKNIADVLNKHFPGRSARIDIDRFAVMSDDMTLSVAENTVKEIDDILAKDKYANNINTNSAIVLFHDQDTKESILERGDILLNHVKNNNDKIVFDETIMQEKENERLRLQQMFLELMHTYHDENKKIPITSYYLDIPIRSDADILNINNSLMSVTLRKISLFSLYRNDNVYIEMPEKPNFKATVIEVNAVHNKVMLGDFKAVDTSPLDRRSIHVKLQRQIDISVKSPKNSINAELDSLSINSFVIIIDHLYDIDIGTSLDMKVTITDHEMELNGNVHKLIAVADKFKIIVHISPMADVQEEIVQFISNRQIEIIKELQKNVL encoded by the coding sequence ATGAACGCGATTTATCTTATCGGAGAATGGTTAAAAGAAAGAGCTGATGAAGTGGTCGACACTTGGCTTGACAACACCGTTATAAAAGAGATATTTCTAAACTATCATATCGATATCAAAAAGTTCTCGGCCAAGTTCTCCCACGCGATTCTCACACACAATATAGAGGTTTTGCAAGATAAAAAAAAGATGGACGACTGTCCTATCATGAACAAATTCGTCGACCTGATGATCGAAAAAAATATCAGATCCGAAGATATCTTTACTATCTGTTCGGGGCTGAGAACGACCATCTTCAATAAACTCTGGAAAGAGTATCCGGAGTTTTCAAAAGACATCTCCTCCATCCAAAAGATTTTTTTCGTATTTGACAGGAACCTCTCGGGCGTTCTTGCAAACTTTGACCAAAAGAACATTGCCAAACATTCGCAAAAAAATTTGAAACATTATCTTGAACGTCTTCAGACCGTATTTGACGTTCAAGACAACATTGTCTTTAAAATACATGACGGCGAACTTCATCTGGCAAACAAAGCGTTCTTTCTTACCCTCGGAATAAAAAGCCTCAAAGCGTTTAAAGAGAAATATCCCTATCCTCTGGCATTCATAAAGCATGTAAACACTTTCGAATCACTCTTTAAAACACAAGACTATATCAAATGGATAAAGAAGCTTATAAAAGAGAACAACGGCGAATGTAAGGTAGAGATATTTGATCATATCACAAATAAAAAATCCATCATGCATATGAAAATCGCCGATGTCGGGGAGAACGTGAACGATTTCATCTTTACGTTTACAAACATCACCGAACAGCAGCGCGAGATAAAAAAGCTCAAAGATCTTGTTTACAAAGACTCATCGACCGAACTTGCCAACTTCAAGAGATTCGAAGAGATGATCGAGGAAAAATTGAAAAAACTGCCTGAAAACGGCTTCAAAATACTGATGATGCATCTGCGGGGATTTAAAATAACAAACGAAATGTACGGCAAAGAAAAAGGGGAGCATATCTTAAAAAACATTGCCGATGTATTAAACAAACATTTCCCGGGAAGATCGGCCAGGATCGATATCGACCGTTTTGCGGTGATGAGCGACGATATGACGCTCAGCGTTGCGGAAAACACCGTAAAAGAGATCGACGACATTCTCGCCAAAGACAAATACGCAAACAACATAAACACGAACTCCGCCATCGTTCTTTTCCATGATCAAGACACAAAAGAGAGCATCCTTGAAAGAGGCGATATTTTGTTAAATCATGTAAAGAACAACAACGACAAGATAGTCTTCGACGAAACGATCATGCAGGAAAAAGAGAACGAACGCCTGCGGCTGCAGCAGATGTTTCTTGAACTGATGCATACATATCATGACGAGAATAAAAAGATCCCTATCACCAGCTACTATCTCGATATACCGATAAGATCCGATGCGGATATTTTAAACATTAACAACAGTTTAATGTCGGTCACTCTGAGAAAGATTTCGCTTTTCTCTTTATACCGTAACGACAACGTATATATCGAGATGCCCGAAAAACCGAATTTCAAAGCGACCGTCATAGAGGTGAATGCCGTCCATAACAAAGTAATGCTAGGTGATTTTAAAGCAGTAGACACCTCGCCTCTGGATCGCAGAAGCATACATGTAAAACTTCAAAGACAGATCGATATCTCGGTAAAATCACCGAAAAACAGCATAAACGCGGAACTCGATTCGCTCTCCATCAACAGTTTCGTCATCATCATCGACCATCTTTACGATATCGACATAGGTACGAGTCTGGATATGAAAGTGACGATCACCGACCACGAGATGGAACTTAACGGAAACGTGCACAAGCTCATAGCCGTAGCCGACAAGTTCAAGATAATAGTGCATATAAGCCCAATGGCCGACGTACAAGAGGAGATAGTGCAGTTTATATCCAACAGACAGATCGAAATCATAAAAGAGTTACAAAAAAATGTTTTATAA
- the ppk2 gene encoding polyphosphate kinase 2 has protein sequence MKEDKLVKVMIKASKLAYEKELRTLQIELLKMQNHIKDTGMKLLLLFEGRDAAGKGGTIKRITEHLNPRGARVVALDKPSDIEKTQWYFQRYVSHLPSAGEIVLFDRSWYNRAGVEPVMGFCTPEEHEDFLRSVPGFERMLMNAGILVLKFYFSVSKEKQAKRFKDRKTDPLKHYKISPVDEKAQKLWDKYTIAKYSMLLASQTPGTPWTIIRSDDKKMARINCIKHIISHIDYPDKISDEFLKTDDTIVLDGNEEILIMESNMNIKKEID, from the coding sequence ATGAAAGAAGATAAACTCGTAAAAGTTATGATAAAAGCGTCGAAGCTGGCATATGAAAAAGAGCTCAGAACCCTGCAGATAGAACTTTTAAAGATGCAAAACCATATAAAAGACACGGGAATGAAACTTCTTTTGCTTTTTGAAGGCCGCGATGCGGCGGGAAAAGGCGGAACGATAAAACGCATAACCGAACACCTAAATCCCCGCGGCGCGCGTGTCGTCGCGCTTGATAAACCTTCGGATATAGAAAAAACGCAATGGTATTTTCAAAGATACGTAAGCCATCTTCCCTCCGCGGGCGAGATAGTACTTTTTGACCGAAGCTGGTACAACCGTGCGGGAGTCGAACCCGTTATGGGTTTTTGTACACCAGAGGAGCATGAGGATTTTCTGCGTTCCGTTCCCGGATTTGAGAGAATGCTTATGAACGCCGGAATTCTTGTGTTGAAGTTCTATTTTTCGGTTTCAAAAGAGAAACAGGCAAAACGGTTCAAAGACAGAAAAACGGATCCGCTCAAGCACTACAAGATATCGCCGGTAGATGAAAAAGCGCAAAAACTTTGGGACAAATACACGATCGCAAAATACTCCATGCTATTGGCTTCCCAGACTCCGGGAACTCCATGGACGATTATCCGTTCGGATGACAAAAAAATGGCGCGTATTAACTGTATCAAGCATATAATTTCACATATTGATTATCCCGACAAAATATCAGACGAGTTTTTAAAAACCGACGATACAATCGTCCTTGACGGAAACGAAGAGATCCTGATAATGGAATCGAACATGAACATCAAAAAAGAGATAGACTAA
- a CDS encoding TolC family protein: protein MKRVIPVLLLAIVAYAGDQPISTNKKEILQLKREQIKKDTEVSTKSWISPLNLSLSASKSQDALHNDSETKNAKIEWSQDLFRSGGIYYTIEQSKASGEANLLGVDIEESTYLKQIYTLKAQIQRDRLKMNQEELTLKNMDIDLFIIKAKYKVGTSDISELNQATINRDNARTNLISTKNALHAEIFELRKLIDNQDVDSVKIPDIPSVSRDEYLSRSIELLQYKQTDIAKEAAWKNKRSTYLPKLTFNGSYGHVDYRGDTTDYNGNAYSYGAVLSMPLDINTLSTVESARLQALQAKTAMQDRKLELEQEYDKHKNNIDDYKEKISVADDMIKMYSELYDFTKQQVDAGFKSSYDLESLGNSLSIQQIEKKIQSYNIAIEKISLYFDIKH from the coding sequence ATGAAAAGAGTGATCCCGGTTTTATTGCTTGCGATCGTAGCTTATGCCGGAGATCAACCGATCTCGACAAATAAAAAAGAGATATTGCAATTAAAACGGGAACAGATCAAAAAAGATACCGAAGTTTCGACAAAAAGCTGGATATCCCCTTTGAACCTTTCCCTATCGGCCAGCAAAAGCCAAGACGCCCTGCACAATGACAGCGAAACGAAAAACGCAAAGATAGAGTGGAGTCAGGATCTTTTTAGAAGCGGAGGGATCTACTACACCATAGAGCAGTCAAAGGCTTCGGGAGAAGCAAACCTTTTGGGTGTTGATATAGAAGAATCAACCTATTTGAAGCAGATATACACTCTCAAAGCACAGATCCAGCGCGACAGGCTGAAGATGAACCAAGAGGAGCTGACTCTAAAAAATATGGATATCGACCTTTTTATCATAAAAGCCAAATACAAAGTCGGAACATCCGATATCAGCGAGCTAAATCAGGCGACAATCAACAGAGACAATGCAAGAACGAATCTTATCTCGACCAAGAATGCTTTACATGCCGAAATATTCGAACTGAGAAAACTTATCGACAATCAAGACGTGGACTCCGTAAAGATTCCCGATATCCCGTCTGTTTCAAGAGATGAATACCTCTCCCGCAGCATCGAACTGCTACAATACAAACAGACCGATATCGCCAAAGAAGCGGCATGGAAGAACAAACGCTCGACATACCTTCCAAAACTGACATTTAACGGCTCGTACGGGCATGTGGACTACAGAGGCGACACGACCGACTATAACGGCAACGCATACAGTTACGGTGCGGTACTGAGCATGCCGCTGGACATAAACACACTTAGCACTGTCGAATCTGCAAGACTTCAGGCCCTGCAGGCAAAAACTGCCATGCAGGACAGAAAGCTGGAACTGGAGCAGGAGTATGACAAACACAAGAACAACATAGACGATTATAAAGAGAAGATATCCGTAGCCGACGATATGATAAAGATGTACTCAGAACTCTACGACTTTACGAAACAGCAGGTCGACGCGGGCTTTAAATCTTCGTACGATCTGGAATCTCTTGGAAACTCCCTGAGTATCCAGCAGATCGAAAAGAAAATACAAAGCTACAATATAGCGATAGAAAAGATATCTCTGTATTTCGACATAAAACATTAA
- a CDS encoding efflux RND transporter periplasmic adaptor subunit, with product MQEMQKVTTYKSKRYVWTLLLFLFILIIAFISYEIFTPKEEQNAYSYISEPLKKGDLVMTVSATGNIQPIEQVEVGSEVSGTIEKVFVDYNDAVKKGEILAELDKTKYQSALNKAEASLASAKSSLENTQAQLYQADSVITRDKLLKESTKGALPSRNDWDKDWSNYLVAKAQVSNAKAQVEQAKQVLISARYDLQRTTIYSPVNGIILVRNIDPGQTVAASFQTPVLFKIAKDLTKMELQASIDEADIAKVKAGQNATFRVDAYENKTFNAKVRLVRVNSEILEGVVTYKAIMNVDNSAMLLKPGMSADIDITTQTIKNVFIVPKAALLFIPVKPKVKKLNASRRFAKVTIDSKPHIWKKEGSEAKKIYVKVLGDSGSRVAIESDQLKEGDPVIVTQEKKK from the coding sequence ATGCAAGAGATGCAAAAAGTAACTACGTATAAAAGCAAAAGATATGTGTGGACGCTTTTGCTGTTTTTATTTATCCTCATCATAGCTTTTATCAGCTACGAGATATTTACGCCCAAAGAGGAGCAAAACGCATATTCGTACATCTCCGAACCTCTAAAAAAAGGCGACCTTGTCATGACCGTATCGGCTACGGGGAATATACAGCCCATAGAGCAGGTAGAAGTCGGCAGCGAAGTCTCGGGAACGATCGAAAAAGTGTTTGTCGACTACAACGATGCCGTAAAAAAAGGGGAGATCCTTGCCGAACTCGACAAAACGAAATACCAAAGCGCTCTGAACAAAGCAGAAGCTTCTCTTGCTTCGGCAAAATCCTCTCTTGAAAATACGCAGGCTCAGCTTTATCAGGCAGATTCGGTCATCACAAGAGACAAACTGCTTAAAGAGTCCACTAAAGGGGCTCTTCCTTCAAGAAACGACTGGGACAAGGACTGGTCAAACTATCTTGTGGCAAAGGCTCAGGTTTCTAACGCCAAAGCCCAGGTCGAACAGGCCAAACAGGTCCTTATATCTGCAAGATACGACCTTCAAAGGACGACCATATACTCTCCCGTAAACGGCATCATCCTTGTACGCAACATCGATCCAGGACAGACAGTAGCAGCATCTTTTCAGACTCCGGTTCTTTTTAAAATAGCCAAAGACCTGACAAAAATGGAACTTCAAGCAAGCATCGACGAAGCCGACATAGCAAAAGTGAAAGCCGGACAAAATGCGACTTTTCGGGTAGATGCTTATGAAAATAAAACCTTTAATGCAAAAGTAAGGCTTGTACGTGTCAACTCCGAGATACTCGAGGGTGTCGTGACATATAAAGCCATCATGAACGTCGACAACTCGGCGATGCTTCTAAAACCCGGTATGAGTGCAGATATAGATATAACCACGCAGACCATCAAAAATGTATTTATTGTTCCAAAGGCCGCCCTGCTTTTCATACCCGTAAAACCTAAAGTAAAAAAACTTAACGCTTCAAGAAGGTTTGCAAAGGTCACGATCGACTCCAAACCTCATATATGGAAAAAAGAGGGCAGCGAAGCGAAGAAAATATATGTAAAAGTACTCGGTGACAGCGGTTCTAGGGTCGCGATAGAATCCGATCAGCTAAAAGAGGGAGATCCCGTGATCGTCACTCAGGAAAAGAAAAAATGA